A window from Manduca sexta isolate Smith_Timp_Sample1 chromosome 24, JHU_Msex_v1.0, whole genome shotgun sequence encodes these proteins:
- the LOC115440467 gene encoding juvenile hormone acid O-methyltransferase-like — translation MSAKDVCAVASDSQEPVMNMSDDIKLYNKANAITRNDAQLCLQEYSPRFNWYKKKARVLDLGSGDGSVTTILSTFLPSDYEVLVGADINPKTVKFANDNYGNKKIKFVELDIEGTLPDDMKESFDHVFSFYLFHWVDDHQKAFTNIYNALQKNGEFFATFLLFSDVYLTIEMLAKSKKWAPWMPNFDKFPSPYYDFQDPDVHVANMLKNIGFNVLDVRCKQRIYHYESIEVYRDILTAINSFDIPKDIWSEFLEESVQIKKDMHLVDEKGVKTRYNLMVIHCTK, via the exons ATGAGCGCTAAAGACGTGTGTGCCGTCGCGAGTGACTCGCAGGAGCCCgt tATGAATATGAGtgatgatattaaattatataataaggcAAATGCAATTACAAGGAATGATGCCCAATTATGTCTTCAAGAATATTCTCCGAGATTCAATTGGTACAAAAAAAAGGCAAGGGTTCTTGACCTTGGAAGTGGCGACGGCAGTGTTACTACAATACTATCTACATTCCTGCCCAGTGACTACGAAGTTCTCGTTGGAGCCGACATTAACCCGAAAACTGTTAAATTTGCAAACGATAACTAcgggaataaaaaaatcaaatttgtcGAACTGGACATCGAGGGAACCTTACCAGATGACATGAAGGAGAGTTTCGACCACGTGTTCTCGTTCTACCTATTTCACTGGGTTGATGATCACCA AAAAGCTTTCACGAATATATACAATGCATTACAGAAGAATGGAGAGTTCTTTGCAACATTTCTATTATTCTCCGATGTTTATTTAACTATTGAAATGCTAGCAAAATCAAAAAAGTGGGCACCATGGATGCCTAACTTCGACAAATTCCCGTCGCCGTATTATGATTTTCAG GATCCAGATGTGCATGTAGCAAACATGCTAAAAAATATTGGATTCAACGTTCTAGACGTGAGATGTAAACAAAGAATATACCATTACGAGTCAATTGAAGTTTATAGAG ATATTTTAACAGCGATAAACTCCTTCGACATACCAAAAGATATTTGGTCAGAATTTTTAGAAGAGAGCGTTCAAATAAAGAAAGATATGCACCTTGTGGATGAGAAGGGGGTGAAGACTCGTTATAACCTAATGGTAATACATTGTACTAAGTAA
- the LOC115440441 gene encoding juvenile hormone acid O-methyltransferase, with translation MSAKDVCAVASDSQEPVMNMGDEIELYNRMNNMTRYDVELCLQEYSPRFNWLKKNARIIDIGSGDGSVTTILSTFIPSDYEVLVGADINPKSVKFANDNYGNKRIKFVQLDIEGMLPDDMKESFDHVFSFYTFHWVDNHQKAFINIHNILQKDGEVFAIFLLFCDIYLIFEMLAKTKKWAPWMPNFDKFPSPYYDFLDPDVHVAKMLKNIGFNVLDVRCKQKTYYYESVDVFKDVLTAINPFDVPKDVWAEFLEEFMEIKRKMHLVDEKGVKTRYNLMVIHCTK, from the exons ATGAGCGCTAAAGACGTGTGTGCCGTCGCGAGTGACTCGCAGGAGCCCgt TATGAATATGGGTGATGAGATTGAGCTATACAATAGGATGAACAATATGACAAGATATGATGTCGAATTATGTCTCCAAGAATATTCTCCGAGAttcaattggttaaaaaaaaatgcaaggaTTATTGATATTGGAAGTGGTGACGGCAGTGTCACTACAATACTATCTACATTCATACCCAGTGACTATGAAGTGCTTGTTGGAGCCGACATTAACCCAAAATCTGTTAAATTTGCAAACGATAACTACGGGAATAAACGGATCAAATTTGTTCAACTGGACATCGAGGGAATGTTACCAGATGACATGAAGGAGAGTTTCGACCACGTGTTCTCGTTCTACACATTTCACTGGGTTGATAACCACCA GAAAGCCTTCATCAATATACACAACATATTACAGAAGGACGGAGAGGTctttgctatatttttattattttgcgacatttatttgatatttgaaatGCTAGCAAAAACAAAGAAGTGGGCGCCGTGGATGCCTAATTTCGACAAATTCCCGTCGCCGTATTATGATTTTCTG GATCCAGATGTTCACGTggcaaaaatgttaaaaaacattGGCTTCAACGTTCTTGACGTGAgatgtaaacaaaaaacatactaTTACGAGTCAGTTGACGTTTTTAAAG atgttttgacagctataaACCCTTTCGATGTCCCAAAAGATGTTTGGGCAGAATTCTTGGAAGAATTCATggaaataaagagaaaaatgcACCTTGTGGATGAGAAAGGGGTGAAGACACGTTACAACCTAATGGTAATACATTGTACtaagtaa
- the LOC115440444 gene encoding juvenile hormone acid O-methyltransferase-like, with protein sequence MHKKKDLIGCRFAEFTITDNFVVRRHIRINTYAPDSRRTARRNRAEYGDLARAHPHFSPKIPNPTNKMNNAELYRKSNSLQKRDAVECLEEYAKNIKWKKYAARIIDIGCADGSVTNILKSYMPINYKQLLGCDISEKMVKFANDHHGVGRTSFRVLNIEGELPDELRDSFDHAFSFYTLHWIRNQEKAFKNIFDILANGGDCLLLFMGHTPIFDVYRKLSHSNKWSSWLKDVDRYVSPYHDSRNPEREVSKLMKKIGFTDIDVRCKNMVYVYDDIDVLKKSVAAINPFDIPKDILDDFMEDYIGLVRELRLVDKANNNIGETITVRHNYTVIVASGRKLAQNS encoded by the exons ATGCATAAGAAGAAAGACCTTATAGGGTGTCGTTTTGCTGAATTTACCATAACCGACAATTTTGTCGTGCGGCGGCACATACGTATAAATACATACGCACCCGACTCCCGGCGTACTGCCCGGCGAAACCGCGCTGAGTACGGCGACCTAGCGCGCGCGCACCCGCACTTCTCACCAAAAATACCGAACCCTacaaacaaaatgaataatGCAGAACTATACAGAAAAAGCAACAGCCTACAAAAGAGGGACGCTGTCGAATGTCTAGAAGAGTacgctaaaaatattaaatggaaaaaatatgctGCTAGAATCATAGACATAGGATGTGCTGACGGCAGCGTGACGAATATATTGAAAAGTTATATGCCTATTAATTATAAGCAGCTACTGGGCTGTGATATAAGTGAGAAAATGGTGAAATTCGCGAACGATCATCACGGTGTAGGGAGGACGTCGTTTAGAGTCCTGAACATCGAAGGAGAACTGCCCGACGAGCTCAGGGATAGCTTCGACCACGCCTTCTCGTTCTACACGCTTCATTGGATTAGAAATCAAGA GAAagcattcaaaaatatattcgatataTTGGCAAACGGTGGTGactgtttacttttatttatggGCCACACTCCGATATTCGACGTGTATCGAAAATTATCTCACAGTAACAAATGGAGCTCCTGGTTAAAAGACGTCGACCGTTACGTCTCACCGTATCATGACAGCAGG AATCCAGAAAGAGAAGTTTCGAAATTGATGAAAAAAATTGGCTTCACTGACATCGATGTGCGGTGTAAAAATATGGTTTATGTCTATGATGATATTGATGTCCTAAAAA aATCAGTAGCAGCAATAAATCCTTTCGATATCCCTAAGGATATTTTGGATGATTTTATGGAGGATTACATAGGACTGGTACGTGAACTGAGACTCGTGGACAAAGCAAACAACAACATAGGCGAAACAATAACCGTGAGACATAACTACACGGTCATTGTGGCTAGCGGTCGAAAACTTGCACAAAATTCGTAA
- the LOC115440446 gene encoding juvenile hormone acid O-methyltransferase-like: protein MNDNAELYHKGNNLQRNAAIQCLEAYGPKMKWKKSGDRAIDIGCADGFVTNIIKKYMPNNFEKLVGCDIHAAMVKFANNHFRNDKTSFTQLDIEADLPDDMKGSFDHVFSFLTIHWIPNQEKAFKNVYDLLSDDGDCLLTVLGHTPLYTAYTVLSETEKWSKWVTNLDQFVSPYHVYDEPDTYLTKVLKKIGFKQYDVRCKQKQYKYHSVQELKDAISAVHPYKMPKEMFDEFFEDYIQVVRDLKLFDQTNNNSHTITLHYNLLVIYASKS, encoded by the exons ATGAATGATAACGCCGAGTTATACCACAAGGGCAATAACTTACAACGAAATGCTGCAATTCAATGTTTAGAAGCGTACGGTCCAAAAATGAAATGGAAGAAATCTGGCGATCGAGCGATTGATATTGGCTGTGCTGATggttttgtaacaaatattatcaaGAAATACATGCCAAATAACTTTGAGAAGCTAGTCGGTTGTGACATACATGCGGCCATGGTCAAATTTGCGAACAATCATTTCAGGAACGATAAAACTAGTTTCACACAACTCGACATTGAAGCCGATTTGCCTGACGACATGAAGGGAAGCTTCGATCATGTGTTTTCGTTTCTAACCATTCATTGGATTCCAAATCAAGA AAAAGCATTCAAGAATGTATACGATCTTCTATCCGATGATGGAGATTGTCTTCTGACAGTATTAGGTCATACTCCGTTGTATACTGCTTACACAGTACTATCGGAAACAGAAAAATGGAGTAAATGGGTAACGAACCTGGACCAATTTGTTTCCCCATACCACGTTTATGAC GAACCCGACACATATTTGACGAAAGTATTAAAGAAAATTGGCTTCAAACAATACGACGTAAGATGTAAGCAGAAACAGTACAAATACCATAGTGTACAAGAATTAAAAG ATGCTATATCCGCTGTTCATCCATACAAAATGCCAAAAGAAATGTTCGACGAATTTTTTGAAGACTACATACAAGTAGTACGAGACCTGAAACTATTTGatcaaactaataataattcgCATACTATTACTCTtcactataatttattagtgaTCTACGCTAGCAAATCATAA